The Leptospira brenneri genome includes a window with the following:
- a CDS encoding glycoside hydrolase family 172 protein, whose product MRKDHYHYHYHYQYLNCFFKNIFLFECKKTLVLFVSAFYFFTGSLLGDGWESSIWKDKTYRNQRVSSSDPTNGNDDFIKIPKKKTVTIAEIKSRGVIKHIWMTLASKDPMARKNAVIRMYWDNQTHPSVEVPLGEFFGQGWGEEYILNSAPLVAAPKKGKSMNSYFPMPFESGAKIEIENESDEDISNFYFYVDYEEWKEPLNSNLRFHAQWNRSVTEPKTVSRKENEWALLGETEKTIFKKENYFSVLETEGKGQFIGLNLYVDSPTPLWYGEGDDLIFIDGNQTEANLKGTGTEDVFNTAWSPKEVFMHPYFGYPRVSESIGWLGRTHLYRFWVESPIRFEKNFLFLLEHGHANSLTLDLISVAYWYQGLNSKPMKVLPKREFRLNKPEINFRHIHKWRDSFRSEKGYGEIWGNE is encoded by the coding sequence TTAAAAACATCTTTCTTTTCGAATGCAAAAAAACATTGGTTCTCTTTGTTTCTGCCTTCTATTTTTTTACAGGTTCGCTACTTGGTGATGGCTGGGAATCATCAATTTGGAAAGACAAAACATATCGTAATCAAAGGGTATCAAGTTCGGATCCAACGAATGGAAACGATGACTTTATTAAAATTCCAAAGAAAAAAACAGTCACCATTGCCGAAATCAAATCAAGGGGAGTGATCAAACACATTTGGATGACTCTTGCCAGTAAGGATCCAATGGCCAGAAAAAATGCTGTCATTCGAATGTATTGGGACAACCAAACACATCCTTCTGTAGAGGTTCCGTTAGGTGAATTTTTTGGACAAGGTTGGGGAGAAGAGTATATCTTAAACTCAGCACCGCTTGTGGCAGCTCCCAAAAAAGGAAAGTCTATGAATTCCTACTTTCCAATGCCTTTTGAGTCAGGGGCAAAGATAGAAATTGAAAATGAATCCGATGAAGACATCAGTAATTTTTATTTTTACGTTGATTATGAAGAATGGAAAGAACCGTTAAATTCTAACTTACGATTCCATGCACAGTGGAATCGAAGTGTCACTGAGCCTAAAACAGTTAGTCGAAAGGAAAATGAATGGGCCCTTTTGGGGGAAACAGAAAAGACAATTTTTAAAAAGGAAAATTATTTCTCGGTTCTGGAAACGGAAGGAAAAGGCCAGTTTATTGGTCTTAATTTGTATGTGGATTCTCCCACTCCCCTTTGGTATGGAGAAGGGGATGATTTGATTTTCATTGATGGAAATCAAACAGAGGCAAATCTAAAGGGAACAGGAACCGAAGATGTTTTTAACACCGCTTGGTCCCCGAAAGAAGTTTTTATGCATCCATACTTCGGATATCCACGAGTTTCGGAATCGATTGGTTGGCTTGGTCGAACTCATTTGTATCGATTCTGGGTGGAATCCCCTATACGGTTTGAAAAAAATTTCCTATTCTTACTTGAGCATGGTCATGCAAATTCCTTGACCTTAGATTTAATCTCAGTTGCCTATTGGTATCAAGGTCTGAATTCCAAACCAATGAAGGTTTTGCCGAAAAGAGAGTTCCGGTTGAACAAACCTGAAATTAATTTTCGTCATATCCATAAGTGGCGGGATTCGTTCCGAAGCGAAAAAGGTTATGGGGAAATTTGGGGCAATGAATGA